Proteins from a genomic interval of Rhizobium etli CFN 42:
- the metF gene encoding methylenetetrahydrofolate reductase [NAD(P)H] has protein sequence MALKNEGRGRNFGISFEFFPPKSEEMEGQLWDTVAKLQDWDPDFVSVTYGAGGTTKAPTLSAVTRFLSQTPLATASHLTCVGATKEETHQMIDTFRKVGVKHFVALRGDAPGGVGAPYQPHPGGYANAAELVAGLKSVGDFEISVSAYPEKHPESRDTAADIEMLKRKADNGADRALTQFFFDNDNFERYLERVRAAGISIPIVPGIMPIQNLTQLKRFAGACGAVIPAFLDERFAGFDDKPEDRAKVAAEVAAEQIEDLVRRGIGDFHLYTMNRAPLVSAVLDNLGYSRRASKSAGAAA, from the coding sequence ATGGCTTTGAAAAACGAAGGACGCGGACGCAACTTCGGGATCTCCTTCGAATTCTTTCCGCCGAAATCGGAAGAAATGGAAGGGCAGCTCTGGGATACCGTTGCTAAGCTGCAGGACTGGGATCCCGATTTCGTGTCGGTGACCTATGGCGCCGGCGGCACCACCAAGGCGCCGACGCTGTCGGCGGTGACGCGCTTCCTGTCGCAGACGCCGCTTGCCACCGCCTCGCACCTGACCTGCGTCGGTGCGACGAAGGAGGAAACGCATCAAATGATCGATACGTTTCGTAAGGTCGGCGTAAAGCATTTCGTGGCGTTGCGCGGTGATGCGCCTGGCGGCGTCGGTGCACCCTATCAGCCGCATCCCGGCGGTTACGCCAATGCCGCGGAACTGGTGGCCGGCCTCAAGTCGGTCGGTGATTTCGAGATTTCGGTCTCCGCCTATCCGGAAAAACACCCGGAAAGCCGTGATACGGCCGCCGATATCGAGATGCTGAAGCGCAAGGCCGATAATGGCGCCGACCGGGCGCTGACGCAGTTCTTCTTCGACAACGACAATTTCGAGCGCTACCTGGAGCGGGTGCGCGCCGCCGGCATCTCGATTCCGATCGTGCCCGGCATCATGCCGATCCAGAACCTGACGCAGCTGAAGCGTTTCGCCGGCGCCTGTGGCGCGGTCATCCCGGCCTTCCTCGATGAGCGTTTCGCGGGCTTCGACGACAAGCCCGAGGATCGGGCAAAGGTCGCGGCCGAAGTTGCTGCCGAGCAGATCGAGGATCTCGTCCGGCGCGGCATCGGTGATTTCCATCTCTATACGATGAACCGCGCGCCGCTGGTTTCTGCGGTGCTCGACAATCTCGGCTACTCCCGCCGGGCGTCAAAGAGCGCGGGCGCCGCCGCTTGA
- a CDS encoding ArsR/SmtB family transcription factor, which translates to MSEPLKLGLDGLVDVLKAAGEPTRLRLLALLDAGDLTVTDLTEILGQSQPRISRHLKLLGEAELIERYQEGAWAYFRLKQDGKAAMLVRALLKHVSENDATVLRDGERLAAVKRQRAERAQAYFSRNAAEWDELRRLHAADEEVDAAVIRLLGNQPIDSLLDLGTGTGRILELLAGLYRRAVGVDASRDMLSVARANLDKSRITKATVRHADILNLPFEGQDFDLVTIHQVLHFFDQPEIAIAEAARMLRPGGRLVVIDLAPHTLEYLRDEHAHVRLGFSHQAMSDWLRKAGLDVEQVVDLHPGQQSGQGLTVTVWLARDPRRPMASQTSEGAEPTFAGRV; encoded by the coding sequence ATGAGCGAACCTTTGAAGCTGGGACTGGATGGGTTGGTGGACGTCTTGAAGGCGGCTGGCGAGCCGACGCGGCTGCGTCTCCTGGCGCTTCTCGACGCCGGCGACCTGACGGTCACCGATCTTACCGAAATTCTCGGTCAATCTCAGCCCCGCATCTCCCGCCACCTGAAGCTGCTTGGCGAGGCCGAGCTGATAGAGCGCTACCAGGAAGGCGCCTGGGCCTATTTCCGCCTCAAGCAGGACGGCAAGGCGGCAATGCTCGTGCGGGCCTTGCTGAAACATGTCTCCGAAAACGATGCGACTGTGCTTCGTGACGGCGAACGGCTGGCGGCGGTCAAACGCCAACGGGCCGAGCGGGCACAGGCCTATTTCAGCCGCAATGCGGCAGAATGGGACGAGCTTCGCCGCCTGCATGCGGCCGACGAGGAGGTCGACGCCGCCGTCATCCGACTGCTCGGCAACCAGCCGATCGATTCGCTGCTCGATCTCGGCACCGGCACCGGCCGCATCCTCGAACTCCTGGCCGGGCTCTACCGCCGCGCTGTCGGTGTCGATGCCAGCCGCGACATGCTGAGCGTGGCGCGCGCCAACCTCGACAAGTCCCGCATCACCAAGGCGACGGTGCGCCACGCCGATATCCTGAACCTTCCGTTCGAGGGGCAGGATTTCGACCTGGTGACGATTCATCAGGTGCTGCATTTCTTCGACCAGCCGGAGATTGCGATCGCGGAAGCGGCGCGCATGCTGCGGCCGGGCGGACGGCTCGTGGTCATCGACCTCGCGCCGCACACGCTCGAATATCTCCGCGACGAGCATGCGCATGTCCGTCTCGGCTTTTCGCACCAGGCAATGTCCGACTGGTTGCGCAAGGCCGGGCTCGACGTCGAGCAGGTCGTCGATCTTCATCCGGGTCAGCAGAGCGGGCAGGGGCTGACGGTCACCGTCTGGCTCGCGCGTGACCCGAGGCGCCCCATGGCTTCGCAGACGAGCGAAGGCGCCGAACCTACATTTGCCGGGAGAGTATGA
- the ettA gene encoding energy-dependent translational throttle protein EttA: MARQFIYHMSGLNKAYGNKKILENIHLSFYPDAKIGILGPNGAGKSTVLRIIAGQDKEYTGEAWLAEGATVGYLEQEPKLDPTKTVFENVMEGVAAKTAIVDRYNELMMNYSDETAEEGAKLQDIIDSQNLWDLESQVEMAMEALRCPPRDAEVTSLSGGERRRIALCRLLLSQPDLLLLDEPTNHLDAETIAWLEKHLRDYPGAVMMITHDRYFLDNVTGWILELDRGRGIPYEGNYSAYLQAKAKRMLQENREEASRQKAISREQEWIASSPKARQAKSKARIKSYEQLVEAAEKQRPGDAQIIIPVSERLGQVVIELEGITKGFEGRTLINDLSIKLPPGGIVGIIGPNGAGKTTLFKMITGQEKPDSGSIRIGETVHLGYVDQSRDALAADKTVWEEISGGAEIIKLGKFDMNSRAYCGAFNFKGGDQQQKVGNLSGGQRNRVHLAKMLKAGGNVLLLDEPTNDLDTETLGALENALENFAGCAIIISHDRMFLDRLATHILAFEGEGHVEWFEGNFEDYEQDKIRRLGPDALNPGSQAHKRLTR; this comes from the coding sequence ATGGCACGTCAATTCATCTATCACATGTCCGGCCTCAACAAGGCCTATGGCAACAAGAAGATCCTGGAGAACATCCACCTTTCCTTCTACCCGGATGCCAAGATCGGCATCCTCGGACCGAACGGCGCCGGTAAATCCACTGTGCTGCGCATCATCGCCGGCCAGGACAAGGAGTATACCGGCGAAGCCTGGCTGGCCGAGGGGGCCACGGTCGGCTATCTCGAGCAGGAGCCGAAACTCGACCCCACCAAAACGGTTTTCGAGAACGTCATGGAAGGTGTTGCCGCGAAGACGGCGATCGTCGATCGTTACAACGAATTGATGATGAACTATTCCGACGAGACCGCGGAGGAGGGGGCGAAGCTCCAGGATATCATCGACAGCCAGAACCTCTGGGATCTGGAAAGCCAGGTCGAGATGGCGATGGAAGCCCTGCGCTGCCCGCCGCGCGATGCCGAGGTCACCAGCCTTTCCGGTGGTGAGCGCCGCCGCATCGCACTCTGCCGCCTGCTGCTCTCGCAGCCCGATCTGCTGCTGCTCGACGAGCCGACCAACCATCTGGATGCCGAAACCATCGCCTGGCTCGAAAAGCATCTGCGCGACTATCCCGGCGCCGTGATGATGATTACTCACGACCGCTACTTCCTGGACAACGTCACCGGCTGGATCCTCGAACTCGATCGCGGCCGCGGCATCCCTTACGAAGGCAACTACTCCGCCTATCTGCAGGCCAAGGCCAAGCGCATGTTGCAGGAAAACCGCGAAGAGGCATCACGCCAGAAGGCGATCAGCCGCGAGCAGGAATGGATTGCTTCCAGCCCGAAGGCTCGCCAGGCCAAGTCGAAGGCGCGTATCAAATCCTACGAGCAGTTGGTGGAGGCGGCCGAGAAGCAGCGTCCCGGCGACGCGCAGATCATCATCCCGGTGAGCGAACGGCTCGGCCAGGTAGTCATCGAGTTGGAAGGCATCACCAAAGGCTTCGAGGGCCGCACGCTGATCAACGACCTGTCGATCAAGCTGCCGCCGGGCGGCATCGTCGGCATCATCGGTCCGAACGGCGCCGGCAAGACGACCCTGTTCAAGATGATCACCGGCCAGGAAAAGCCGGATAGCGGCTCGATCCGCATCGGCGAGACCGTGCATCTCGGTTATGTCGACCAGAGCCGCGACGCGCTGGCCGCCGACAAGACGGTCTGGGAGGAAATCTCCGGCGGCGCCGAAATCATCAAGCTCGGCAAGTTCGACATGAACTCGCGTGCCTATTGCGGCGCCTTCAACTTTAAGGGCGGCGACCAGCAGCAGAAGGTCGGCAATCTCTCGGGTGGTCAGCGCAACCGTGTGCACCTCGCCAAGATGCTGAAGGCCGGTGGCAACGTTCTGCTGCTCGACGAACCGACCAACGACCTCGATACGGAAACGCTCGGCGCTCTCGAAAACGCGCTTGAGAATTTCGCCGGCTGCGCCATCATCATCAGCCACGACCGCATGTTCCTCGACCGTCTGGCCACGCATATCCTCGCTTTCGAAGGCGAGGGCCATGTCGAATGGTTCGAAGGCAATTTCGAGGATTACGAGCAGGACAAGATCCGCCGCCTCGGCCCGGATGCGCTCAACCCGGGCAGCCAGGCCCACAAGCGCCTGACACGCTGA
- a CDS encoding ribonuclease T2 family protein — MSSMQLRTLTFAVSMALAGAAMAQEADGRTRFILAASWQPAFCQTNQKKAECASQTGERHDATNFSLHGLWPMRQDYCGVSDDQKAADKDGKWDTLPAVALSAETQASLAKAMPGTQSGLERHEWTKHGTCTKMSAEDYFAVGVHLVGALNASAVRDLFAANIGKTVKSDAIKAAFDKSFGPGAGERVKMSCRRAGNVRVISELTIGLSADAGAASAKSAGLGDLIQGAGKTSFGCDEGVVDAAGF; from the coding sequence ATGAGCAGCATGCAGTTGCGTACCTTGACGTTTGCCGTATCGATGGCCCTTGCTGGCGCCGCCATGGCCCAGGAGGCCGACGGACGCACCCGTTTCATTCTTGCGGCGAGCTGGCAGCCCGCCTTTTGCCAGACGAACCAGAAGAAGGCTGAATGCGCAAGCCAGACCGGGGAACGCCATGACGCCACGAATTTCTCGCTGCACGGCCTCTGGCCGATGCGCCAAGATTATTGCGGCGTGAGCGACGACCAGAAGGCTGCCGACAAGGACGGCAAATGGGATACATTGCCGGCGGTCGCGCTATCGGCCGAGACGCAGGCGTCGCTTGCAAAGGCGATGCCCGGCACGCAGTCCGGCCTCGAGCGGCACGAATGGACAAAGCATGGCACCTGCACGAAAATGAGCGCGGAAGACTATTTCGCCGTCGGCGTCCATCTCGTGGGTGCGCTGAACGCATCGGCTGTGCGCGACCTCTTCGCCGCCAATATCGGCAAGACGGTCAAGTCCGATGCGATCAAGGCGGCTTTCGACAAAAGCTTCGGACCGGGCGCGGGCGAGCGCGTCAAAATGAGCTGCCGGCGAGCCGGCAATGTCAGGGTGATCAGCGAGTTGACGATCGGCCTGTCTGCCGATGCGGGAGCGGCATCGGCAAAAAGCGCGGGCCTTGGCGATCTGATCCAGGGGGCGGGAAAAACCTCGTTCGGCTGTGACGAGGGCGTTGTCGATGCGGCGGGCTTCTGA
- a CDS encoding alpha/beta fold hydrolase, translating to MYSETQWLFVAGASLAYHHAEATGPACGILLISHGLAEHSKRYRRFAETMAARGYHVYAHDHRGHGETTAPDAPIGRFAQRDGVERVIGDIVAMRAHAASRHPDLKVILFGHSMGGLIALNAAVTAPADFDAVAVWNSNFAVGLAGRAAQAILFAERMLKGSDVPSGLLPKLTFAAWGRSISNRRTEFDWLSHMPGEVDRYVADPLCGFDASVSLWLDVFELTFRALQKVHLDRLRRDLPIHLVGGAQDPATERGKAVLWLSNHLKRQGFSRISTEIYQDMRHETLNETRAEAAIAAFADWCDGAVGKR from the coding sequence ATGTATTCCGAAACGCAATGGCTCTTTGTGGCCGGAGCATCGCTGGCCTATCACCACGCCGAGGCGACCGGCCCCGCCTGCGGGATTCTGTTGATATCGCATGGCCTGGCGGAGCACTCGAAACGGTATCGCCGCTTTGCCGAGACGATGGCGGCGCGCGGCTATCACGTCTATGCCCATGATCACCGAGGCCATGGTGAGACGACGGCGCCCGACGCCCCGATCGGCCGCTTCGCGCAGCGCGATGGCGTCGAACGGGTGATCGGCGACATCGTTGCCATGCGCGCTCACGCGGCCTCGCGCCATCCCGACCTGAAGGTCATCCTCTTCGGCCATTCGATGGGCGGTCTCATCGCGCTCAACGCCGCCGTCACCGCTCCGGCCGACTTCGACGCAGTCGCCGTCTGGAATTCTAATTTCGCCGTCGGTCTTGCCGGCCGCGCCGCCCAGGCGATCCTTTTCGCCGAACGCATGCTGAAAGGATCGGACGTGCCGAGCGGCCTCCTGCCGAAACTCACTTTCGCCGCCTGGGGCCGGTCCATTTCCAACCGCCGCACGGAGTTCGACTGGCTGTCGCATATGCCCGGCGAAGTCGACAGATATGTCGCCGACCCTCTTTGCGGCTTCGACGCCTCGGTTTCACTCTGGCTCGATGTCTTCGAACTGACCTTTCGCGCACTGCAAAAGGTCCATCTCGACCGGCTGCGGCGCGACCTGCCGATCCATCTGGTCGGCGGCGCGCAAGATCCGGCGACCGAGCGTGGAAAAGCCGTGCTCTGGCTGTCAAACCATTTGAAACGCCAGGGTTTCTCCCGTATCAGCACTGAGATATATCAGGACATGCGGCACGAAACGCTGAATGAGACCCGCGCAGAGGCGGCCATTGCCGCCTTCGCGGACTGGTGTGACGGCGCGGTCGGCAAGCGCTGA
- a CDS encoding DMT family transporter yields the protein MSSASTRSVSSPSDVTMGLALMFLSVMFSPLIDIFAKLAVVTVPSAEVTAGRFVVQALCMLPIVLWRRSFADFSWRQSLFHAIRGLIITISMISFVTTLKYMVVADAIAIFFVEPIIVTILGGIFLKETIGWRRYTACGVGFFGALLIIQPSFNEVGYVALLPVLTALCIAIFVLMTRVLSHKEDPWAMQFQMGIWGLIFCAVLLFAGDGSGSDIFDPVMPAGSAWFYVAGVGAMAAIAGIFGVYAYRAAPASTLAPLQYFEIVSATIFAWLVFGDFPDAIKWLGIMIIIASGIYILWRERRFASKPVSDTSEVTLAP from the coding sequence ATGAGCAGCGCCTCCACCCGGTCCGTTTCATCCCCCTCCGACGTGACGATGGGGCTTGCGCTGATGTTCCTTTCGGTGATGTTCTCGCCGCTCATCGACATCTTCGCCAAGCTTGCCGTCGTCACCGTGCCCTCCGCCGAGGTCACCGCCGGCCGCTTCGTCGTGCAAGCGCTCTGTATGCTGCCGATTGTGTTATGGCGGCGCAGCTTTGCCGATTTCTCCTGGCGCCAGAGCCTGTTCCATGCCATCCGCGGCCTGATCATCACTATCTCGATGATTTCCTTCGTCACCACGCTGAAATACATGGTGGTCGCCGACGCGATCGCGATCTTCTTCGTCGAGCCGATCATCGTGACGATCCTCGGCGGCATTTTTCTGAAGGAGACGATCGGCTGGCGGCGCTACACCGCCTGCGGCGTCGGCTTCTTCGGAGCGTTGCTGATCATCCAGCCGAGTTTCAACGAAGTCGGCTACGTCGCGCTCCTGCCCGTCCTCACCGCGCTCTGCATCGCCATTTTCGTGCTGATGACCCGCGTCCTGTCGCACAAGGAAGATCCCTGGGCAATGCAGTTTCAAATGGGCATCTGGGGCCTGATCTTCTGCGCCGTCCTGCTTTTTGCCGGTGATGGCAGCGGCTCCGATATCTTCGATCCCGTCATGCCCGCAGGCAGCGCCTGGTTCTATGTCGCCGGCGTCGGTGCCATGGCCGCGATAGCGGGCATCTTCGGCGTCTACGCCTATCGCGCCGCACCGGCTTCGACGCTGGCGCCGCTGCAATATTTCGAAATCGTCTCGGCGACGATCTTCGCCTGGCTTGTTTTCGGCGATTTTCCGGATGCGATCAAATGGCTCGGCATCATGATCATCATCGCCTCCGGGATCTACATCCTTTGGCGCGAGCGCCGCTTTGCTTCCAAACCCGTATCCGATACATCTGAGGTGACGCTGGCGCCGTAG
- a CDS encoding CaiB/BaiF CoA transferase family protein, with protein MTESLTKKPPLAGIRVIELARVLAGPWAGQMLADLGADVIKVENPDGGDDTRQWGPPFVEGADGENLSAAYYHAANRGKRSIAVDLKSPEGQDLVRRLVSTADVVIENFKLGGLVKYGLDYDSLRKLNPKLVYCSITGFGQTGPYASLAGYDYIVQGMSGFMSITGEPDGQPMKAGVAIADIFTGIYAVSAIEAALIHALKTGEGQLVDMALLDVQSAVLANQNMNYLVSGAAPTRLGNAHPNISPYEVVPAADGYLILAVGNDGQFARLCDILGLDTVAGDERFTTNKARVGNRAELRRLVSTETLKWQKADLLKACEESGVPAGAINTIEEMFADPQVRARGLRIDLADAAGTLIPGVRTPVVLSETPLHYVRPSPRLDEHREEILAELAEREREASS; from the coding sequence ATGACCGAGAGCCTGACGAAAAAACCGCCTCTTGCCGGCATCCGGGTGATCGAGCTCGCCCGCGTGCTGGCCGGCCCCTGGGCGGGACAGATGCTCGCCGATCTCGGTGCCGATGTCATCAAGGTCGAAAATCCCGACGGCGGCGACGATACGCGCCAATGGGGCCCGCCCTTCGTCGAAGGTGCCGACGGCGAAAACCTCTCGGCCGCCTATTACCACGCCGCCAATCGCGGCAAACGCTCCATTGCCGTCGATCTGAAAAGCCCGGAAGGCCAGGATCTGGTCCGCCGCCTGGTATCCACTGCTGACGTGGTGATCGAGAACTTCAAGCTCGGCGGGCTCGTCAAATACGGGCTCGATTACGACAGCCTGCGCAAACTGAACCCGAAGCTCGTCTATTGCTCGATCACCGGCTTCGGCCAGACCGGCCCCTATGCCAGCCTCGCCGGCTACGATTACATCGTCCAGGGCATGTCTGGCTTCATGTCGATAACCGGCGAGCCGGACGGCCAGCCGATGAAGGCAGGCGTGGCGATCGCCGATATCTTCACCGGCATCTATGCCGTCTCGGCCATCGAGGCGGCCCTGATCCATGCTTTGAAAACAGGCGAAGGCCAGCTGGTCGACATGGCGCTGCTCGATGTGCAATCGGCCGTCCTCGCCAATCAGAACATGAACTACCTCGTCTCCGGCGCTGCACCAACCCGGCTCGGCAATGCCCATCCGAATATCTCGCCCTATGAGGTCGTGCCGGCGGCCGACGGCTACCTCATTCTTGCCGTCGGCAATGACGGCCAGTTCGCTCGCCTCTGCGACATCCTCGGTCTTGACACCGTCGCCGGCGACGAACGTTTCACCACCAACAAGGCCCGGGTCGGCAATCGGGCCGAACTGCGCCGGCTCGTTTCGACCGAGACGCTGAAATGGCAGAAAGCGGACCTTTTGAAGGCCTGCGAAGAGAGCGGAGTCCCTGCCGGCGCGATCAATACGATCGAGGAAATGTTCGCCGATCCGCAGGTGCGCGCCCGCGGTCTGCGCATCGACCTTGCGGATGCCGCAGGCACGCTCATCCCAGGGGTCAGGACGCCTGTGGTGCTGTCCGAGACGCCGCTGCATTACGTCAGGCCGAGCCCGCGTCTCGACGAACACAGGGAAGAAATTCTGGCGGAGCTCGCCGAGCGCGAGAGGGAGGCATCGTCATGA
- a CDS encoding thiamine pyrophosphate-binding protein, which translates to MKKTGGELIVEALKANGVKRLSCVPGESFLAVLDALRDSDIDVLVCRQEGGAAMMADCWGRLTGEPGICMVTRGPGATNASAGLHISRQDSIPMILFIGQVQREAREREAFQEVEFRRAFTEFAKWVGEIDDAARIPEFVTRAFAIATSGRPGPVVLTLPEDMLRDEVEAPRAKRYTSVEAHPGRSQVDDFYIRLLKAERPMVILGGTRWDADAVADFAGFAERFRLPVGCSFRRQMLFDHLHPCYAGDVGIGINPVLAKEIKESDLLILLGGRMSEMPSSSYTLIDIPYPQQSLVHVYPDPSELGRVYRPDLAICAAPSDFVAALADLEAPAEPHWTERTQRMHQAYLSWSKPPATGPGAVHMGPLMEWLEANTGPETIFTNGAGNYATWLHRFHRFRRFNTQAAPTSGSMGYGLPAAVAAKRLFPEREVICFAGDGCFLMHGQEFATAIRYGLPIIAIVVNNGMYGTIRMHQEREYPGRVSSTDLTNPDFAALARAYGGHGETVESTEEFAPAFERARIGGKPAIIEVKLDREAITPTRTLSEIAQTKGR; encoded by the coding sequence ATGAAGAAGACCGGTGGGGAACTGATCGTCGAGGCGCTGAAGGCCAATGGCGTCAAGCGCCTCTCCTGCGTGCCAGGCGAGAGCTTTCTTGCGGTCCTCGACGCCCTGCGCGATAGCGACATCGACGTCCTCGTCTGCCGTCAGGAGGGCGGAGCGGCGATGATGGCGGATTGCTGGGGCAGACTGACCGGCGAGCCAGGCATCTGCATGGTGACCCGCGGCCCCGGCGCCACCAATGCTTCAGCCGGCCTGCATATATCAAGACAGGACTCGATCCCGATGATCCTCTTCATCGGTCAGGTGCAACGCGAAGCCCGCGAGCGCGAGGCCTTCCAGGAGGTCGAATTCCGCCGCGCCTTCACCGAATTCGCCAAATGGGTGGGCGAGATCGACGATGCCGCCCGCATTCCCGAATTCGTCACCCGGGCCTTTGCGATCGCAACCTCCGGCCGCCCCGGCCCCGTGGTGCTGACGCTGCCGGAAGATATGCTGCGCGACGAAGTCGAAGCGCCCCGCGCCAAGCGTTACACGAGCGTCGAGGCGCATCCCGGCCGCAGCCAGGTCGACGATTTCTATATAAGATTGCTGAAGGCCGAGCGGCCGATGGTAATCCTCGGCGGCACGCGCTGGGACGCCGATGCTGTCGCCGATTTTGCAGGCTTCGCCGAGCGTTTCCGATTGCCGGTCGGTTGCTCCTTCCGCAGGCAGATGCTCTTCGATCATCTCCATCCCTGTTACGCCGGCGATGTCGGCATCGGCATCAATCCTGTCCTCGCCAAGGAAATAAAGGAAAGCGACCTGCTGATCCTTCTGGGCGGCCGCATGTCGGAAATGCCGTCCTCGTCCTATACGCTGATCGATATCCCCTACCCCCAGCAATCGCTGGTGCATGTCTATCCCGATCCTTCCGAACTGGGACGCGTCTACCGCCCGGACCTCGCCATCTGCGCCGCTCCTTCCGATTTCGTCGCCGCACTCGCCGATCTCGAAGCCCCGGCCGAGCCGCACTGGACGGAGCGCACACAGCGCATGCACCAGGCCTATCTTTCCTGGTCGAAGCCGCCGGCAACGGGACCGGGCGCCGTTCACATGGGCCCCCTCATGGAATGGCTGGAGGCCAATACCGGGCCGGAGACGATCTTCACCAATGGCGCCGGCAATTACGCCACATGGCTGCACCGCTTCCATCGTTTCCGCCGCTTCAACACCCAGGCCGCCCCCACCTCCGGCTCGATGGGCTACGGCCTGCCGGCGGCGGTGGCCGCCAAGCGGCTCTTTCCCGAGCGCGAGGTCATCTGCTTTGCCGGTGACGGCTGTTTCCTGATGCATGGCCAGGAATTCGCCACCGCCATCCGCTACGGCCTGCCCATCATCGCAATCGTTGTCAACAATGGCATGTACGGCACGATCCGCATGCATCAGGAGCGCGAATATCCCGGCCGCGTCAGCAGCACTGATCTAACCAACCCAGATTTCGCCGCCCTTGCCCGCGCCTATGGCGGCCATGGCGAGACGGTGGAAAGCACGGAGGAATTCGCCCCGGCTTTCGAGCGCGCGCGAATCGGCGGCAAGCCGGCGATCATCGAGGTGAAACTCGATCGGGAAGCGATCACACCGACCAGAACGCTTTCCGAAATCGCGCAAACAAAAGGCCGGTAA
- a CDS encoding RidA family protein, whose product MTIKRIDIGARMSGAVTHGNTVYLAGQVGEGESVTDQCKSALAEVDRLLAAAGSNKSKILQTLVYLSDIAYFAEMNAAWEAWIDPANPPARATSEAKLAAPKYKVEFIVTAALD is encoded by the coding sequence ATGACGATTAAGCGTATCGATATCGGCGCGCGCATGAGCGGCGCCGTCACTCACGGCAACACGGTTTATCTCGCAGGCCAGGTCGGCGAGGGCGAAAGCGTCACCGATCAGTGCAAGTCCGCGCTGGCCGAGGTCGACCGTCTTCTGGCAGCGGCCGGCAGCAACAAGTCGAAGATCTTGCAGACGCTCGTCTATCTCTCCGACATCGCCTATTTCGCTGAGATGAACGCCGCCTGGGAGGCCTGGATCGATCCGGCCAACCCGCCCGCACGCGCCACCAGCGAAGCCAAGCTCGCCGCGCCGAAATACAAGGTCGAGTTCATCGTCACGGCTGCGCTCGACTAA
- a CDS encoding TIGR01244 family sulfur transferase: MDIRQIDDEYSVSGQITLEDLNEIKALGFKSIVCHRPDHESPDQTSFSVIEARAKELGLDIAHVPVGPMGVTEEAVQGMVDALDEFPRPMLGYCRSGARSTAIYQKTHHIRS; this comes from the coding sequence ATGGATATTCGCCAGATCGACGATGAATATTCGGTTTCGGGGCAGATCACGCTTGAGGACCTCAACGAGATCAAGGCGCTGGGCTTCAAATCGATCGTCTGCCATCGCCCCGACCATGAAAGCCCTGACCAGACGTCGTTTTCCGTCATCGAGGCGCGTGCCAAAGAGCTCGGACTCGACATCGCTCATGTGCCGGTTGGACCGATGGGCGTGACCGAAGAGGCAGTGCAGGGCATGGTCGACGCGCTCGACGAATTCCCGCGGCCGATGCTCGGCTATTGCCGCTCGGGCGCGCGCTCGACGGCGATCTACCAGAAAACCCACCATATCCGCAGTTGA
- a CDS encoding DUF4432 family protein, whose amino-acid sequence MIEFAAANGPRLMLDETSVLDVGGCIVEGVDIAPKRAIPDDGDPRIDHSLEGFLFTCGPDHIRHRQPIAGSADGKVYPLHGSASGHAAKVLWTKYENGNAECRADIDITTVEGPPQRVERLWRIDGTTGEVRLEDRVINTSDQVVPTFLMYHMNVGGKWLDDGTRLEGRMLEGGGFPWAFGEEPGGIFCVPATATEEGLAEVRLGPIAAIGGRTLSVRFRADTLPYLQVWRNQKAPAHIIGIEPVSHRWISRDELQAAGEFNKLAPGESRSYALTFAFL is encoded by the coding sequence ATGATCGAATTTGCCGCCGCAAACGGGCCGCGCCTGATGCTGGACGAAACATCGGTGCTGGATGTCGGCGGATGCATCGTTGAAGGTGTCGACATCGCGCCGAAGCGGGCGATTCCCGACGATGGCGATCCGCGAATAGATCACTCGCTGGAAGGTTTTCTCTTCACCTGCGGGCCGGACCATATCCGCCATCGCCAGCCGATCGCCGGCAGTGCCGACGGCAAGGTCTATCCGCTGCACGGATCGGCCTCCGGCCACGCCGCCAAGGTCCTGTGGACGAAATATGAGAATGGCAATGCCGAATGCCGGGCCGACATCGACATCACCACGGTCGAGGGACCGCCGCAGCGCGTCGAGCGGCTGTGGCGGATCGACGGGACGACCGGCGAGGTGCGGCTCGAAGACCGGGTTATCAATACCAGCGATCAGGTGGTGCCGACCTTCCTGATGTACCATATGAATGTCGGTGGCAAATGGCTGGATGACGGCACGCGGCTCGAAGGCCGGATGCTGGAAGGTGGCGGCTTTCCCTGGGCGTTCGGCGAGGAGCCGGGCGGCATCTTCTGTGTGCCGGCGACGGCGACGGAGGAGGGCTTGGCCGAAGTCCGTCTCGGTCCGATCGCCGCAATCGGCGGCAGGACGCTCAGCGTGCGCTTCCGAGCCGACACGCTGCCTTATCTGCAGGTCTGGCGAAACCAGAAGGCGCCCGCTCATATTATCGGCATCGAGCCGGTGTCGCATCGCTGGATATCGCGCGATGAGCTTCAGGCGGCAGGTGAATTCAACAAGCTCGCTCCGGGCGAAAGCCGCAGCTATGCGCTGACCTTTGCCTTCCTGTGA